Proteins encoded within one genomic window of Haloplanus vescus:
- a CDS encoding Glu/Leu/Phe/Val family dehydrogenase, translating to MADINPFESLQEQIDDAAAYADIDDEVIERLKRPERVLSATLSVEMDDGSMEQFRAYRSQFNGDRGPYKGGIRYHPNVTADEVKALSGWMVYKCAVVDVPYGGAKGGIAFDPRDYSASEVERITRAFAVELRPLIGEDRDIPAPDVNTGQREMNWLKDTYETLERTTEPGVVTGKAPSSGGSAGRVEATGRSTMLVAREVFNYLGGGIEGATVAVQGFGNAGSIAARLLDEAGATVVAVSDSRGGVYAADGLDVAAVIDHKRETGAVGGFAGADEELDNEALLTADVDLLVPAALENAVDAEIAREVRADVVVEAANGPLTPDADDVLTDRDVYVVPDILANAGGVTVSYFEWVQNRQRFLWTEARVNEELERVVTDAFDRLVETFERTDVPNFRTAAYVVALERVARAFEEGGNWP from the coding sequence ATGGCGGATATCAACCCGTTCGAGAGTCTCCAGGAACAGATAGACGATGCGGCCGCCTACGCCGATATCGACGACGAGGTGATAGAACGGCTCAAGCGGCCGGAACGCGTGCTGTCGGCGACGCTCTCGGTCGAGATGGACGACGGCTCGATGGAGCAGTTTCGGGCCTATCGCTCGCAGTTCAACGGTGACCGCGGGCCGTACAAGGGTGGCATCCGCTACCACCCGAACGTCACCGCGGACGAGGTGAAGGCGCTCTCTGGCTGGATGGTGTACAAGTGCGCCGTGGTCGACGTTCCATACGGCGGCGCGAAGGGAGGCATCGCCTTCGACCCGCGCGACTACTCGGCGAGCGAAGTCGAGCGCATCACTCGGGCGTTCGCCGTCGAACTCCGGCCGCTCATCGGCGAGGACCGCGACATCCCCGCACCCGACGTGAACACGGGGCAACGGGAGATGAACTGGCTCAAGGACACCTACGAGACGCTGGAGCGGACGACCGAACCCGGCGTCGTCACCGGGAAAGCGCCGTCCTCGGGCGGGAGCGCGGGCCGCGTCGAGGCCACCGGACGGTCGACGATGCTCGTCGCCCGCGAGGTGTTCAACTACCTCGGCGGGGGCATCGAAGGCGCGACGGTCGCCGTCCAGGGGTTCGGCAACGCTGGCTCCATCGCCGCGCGCCTCCTCGACGAGGCGGGTGCGACGGTGGTCGCCGTCAGCGACTCCCGTGGCGGCGTCTACGCCGCCGACGGACTCGACGTGGCGGCGGTCATCGACCACAAGCGCGAGACGGGGGCGGTCGGCGGGTTCGCGGGCGCGGACGAGGAACTGGACAACGAGGCCCTCCTCACGGCCGACGTGGACCTGCTAGTGCCGGCGGCGCTGGAGAATGCCGTCGACGCCGAGATTGCGCGCGAGGTGCGGGCGGACGTGGTCGTCGAGGCAGCCAACGGCCCACTGACGCCCGATGCCGACGACGTGCTCACCGACCGCGACGTGTACGTCGTCCCCGACATCCTCGCGAACGCGGGCGGCGTGACGGTGTCGTACTTCGAGTGGGTGCAGAATCGGCAGCGGTTCTTGTGGACCGAAGCGCGCGTCAACGAGGAACTCGAACGGGTCGTCACGGACGCGTTCGACCGCCTCGTGGAGACGTTCGAGCGCACCGACGTGCCGAACTTCCGGACGGCGGCGTACGTCGTCGCCCTCGAACGGGTGGCGAGGGCGTTCGAGGAAGGCGGCAACTGGCCGTAG
- a CDS encoding DUF5658 family protein — protein MSTDTRQLFSTTVGGARLNAAVTRLADYESLLWSIVLVTCLADVLLTTYGLRLGLTESNPVAAGLVGRLGALPALALLKAGAVGVAATGWTVVPDDYRALIPAGLAFPWTVAATANVFAIGLALA, from the coding sequence ATGTCGACCGACACGAGACAGCTCTTCTCGACCACCGTTGGCGGCGCGCGCCTCAACGCCGCAGTAACGCGACTCGCCGACTACGAGTCGTTGCTCTGGAGCATCGTCCTCGTGACCTGTCTCGCCGACGTCCTCCTCACGACCTACGGACTTCGACTCGGCCTGACCGAGAGCAACCCCGTCGCGGCGGGGCTGGTCGGACGACTCGGCGCGCTGCCGGCGTTGGCGCTCTTGAAGGCGGGCGCTGTCGGCGTCGCCGCCACAGGGTGGACGGTCGTTCCCGACGACTACCGCGCGCTGATTCCCGCCGGGTTGGCGTTCCCGTGGACCGTCGCGGCGACGGCGAACGTTTTCGCCATCGGCCTCGCCCTCGCGTAG
- a CDS encoding NADPH-dependent F420 reductase, with product MTQSMKIGIIGAGDVGGTAAQHFTDSGHEVMISNSRGPETLTDLVAELGSNARAGTVSEAAAFGDVVMEAIPFSAYESLPVEDLRGKIVISASNYYPGRDGLMDLAETHTDTVADHLEGSRIVKAFNETYWETLRDGQRLDADIDDRLAMFLAGDDEDAKKVVADLIKDIGFAPVDAGPLTEGGRHIEPGSPIYTEPLTASEARERLAALKTSVAAYEHDYYSPSEDMTIQELADVLDMSEESLSAQLERGTGQLISQYLE from the coding sequence GTGACACAGTCGATGAAAATTGGAATTATTGGCGCAGGTGATGTCGGAGGTACAGCCGCTCAGCACTTTACTGATTCAGGGCACGAAGTCATGATCAGTAACTCCCGGGGGCCAGAAACACTCACCGACCTCGTTGCCGAACTTGGGTCGAACGCTCGAGCAGGAACTGTCTCTGAGGCTGCCGCATTCGGCGACGTCGTCATGGAGGCAATCCCCTTCAGTGCGTATGAATCTCTACCTGTAGAAGATCTCCGTGGGAAGATCGTGATCAGTGCGTCGAACTACTATCCGGGACGTGACGGACTGATGGACCTCGCCGAGACACACACGGATACCGTCGCAGACCATCTCGAAGGCTCACGAATCGTCAAGGCATTCAACGAGACGTACTGGGAGACTCTCCGAGATGGCCAGCGGCTAGACGCCGATATAGATGACCGACTTGCGATGTTTCTCGCGGGGGATGATGAGGACGCGAAGAAGGTCGTTGCAGACCTCATCAAAGATATTGGCTTCGCTCCCGTGGACGCAGGCCCACTTACTGAGGGTGGCCGCCACATAGAACCTGGTTCGCCAATCTACACCGAGCCACTGACAGCGAGCGAGGCTCGGGAACGGTTAGCAGCCCTCAAAACGAGCGTTGCTGCATACGAACACGACTATTATTCCCCCTCTGAGGATATGACGATTCAAGAACTGGCCGATGTGCTGGATATGAGTGAGGAATCGCTTTCTGCACAGCTCGAACGGGGGACGGGACAACTCATCAGTCAATATCTCGAGTAA
- a CDS encoding winged helix-turn-helix transcriptional regulator: MSESGVNREATQSEGVDESMLFSLLGKAHTLAILNEFVTKDEQSIRFGELQDSLELSPNTLSRRLDELVGAGFLERTQYDEIPPRVEYEATEMVDDLAPVFEELETWMERYGSDQLECF; this comes from the coding sequence ATGAGCGAATCTGGCGTAAATCGGGAAGCAACACAGAGTGAAGGGGTCGACGAGAGTATGCTCTTTTCACTTCTCGGAAAGGCCCATACCTTGGCGATTCTCAACGAGTTCGTCACCAAAGACGAGCAGTCGATCCGTTTCGGCGAACTCCAAGACTCGCTCGAACTGTCGCCGAATACACTTTCTCGACGGCTCGACGAACTCGTCGGAGCTGGATTCCTCGAGCGAACACAGTATGACGAAATTCCGCCACGAGTGGAATACGAGGCAACTGAGATGGTAGACGACCTCGCACCCGTTTTTGAGGAATTGGAGACGTGGATGGAACGGTATGGGTCAGACCAACTGGAGTGCTTCTGA